Within Caloenas nicobarica isolate bCalNic1 chromosome 20, bCalNic1.hap1, whole genome shotgun sequence, the genomic segment CGGGGGCTGTGTTGGCAGGAGCCCCCGAAGGACCGTGACCTGGTGAACCACCCCAACGTCATCTGCTGCCCACACCTGGGAGCCAGCACGCATGAGGCACAGAGCCGCTGCGGCAAGGAGATCGCCACGCAGATCGTGGACAtggccctggggaaggggctggctGGCATAGTGAGTCCCCTCACTGGGCATCTGacctctgtgcctcagtttccccatctgtaaaCCACCCTCTGTGCTTGCTGGCAGGATCCCATTGCTCACCTCACTCTTTCTCACAGGTCAATGGGCAGGCACTCAGCAAGGCTTTCGTGCCCCAGACCAAGCCCTGGATTGCCCTGGCCAGGGCCCTGGGCACGGTGCTGTGCACAGTGGGCAAGGAAGTGCAGGGCAGTGTGCAGGTCTGCACCCTAGGTGAGCCGGGCAGGCTGCACCCCGTGTTTGGGTGCAGGTACCCCAATGGGtgggcagcacagcagggcatGCGGGGTCACACTGAGCTGGACAGATGGAACGGAAGGGTGACCAGTGAAGGAATGGGTGGGAGgatgggggcttgggggtgcaagtgggtggatggatgggtgCATGAATGGGAGtagggatggatgggtggaagGATCAGCCCCAGCCTGGCTACTCCAGCTTGGGGTTGacctctctgctgctggcccatccaccccctgcctcctccctgccccacagggaCACCCCTGCGGGAGTCCGGCAGCTACCTGACACCCGCCGTGGCTGCGGGCATGCTGGCTGGCGGGTCACAGAAGGAGGTGACCTTGGTGAACGccctgctgctggcccaggAGGCTGGGCTGAAGGTGCGTGGATACCCGGGGCTCCACACGTCAGCCTGGCACACCTGGGGTTGCCTTGTGGGACTGCTAATGCACCTCTTGGGCTAGGCGGCCCCTGAGGACATCACTTCCCCGCTCCCTGCCACGTGCAGGACCCAGGTGGTGAGCGGCCACATCTCTCCGACAGGTCACGACTACCCACAGCGAAGTGGCCCCCAAGCCCGATAGCACTGCTGGCTTGCTGCAGGTGTCCCTGCAAGGCACCCTGCACCAGGCAACGGGGACAGTGCAGGGCAgcaccccagtgctgcaggagctCAATGGGGCCACCTTCAAGCAGCCAGCCCCActgtctggccctgtcctcATCTACAGAGCTAATGCGTCCGAGCCCAGCGCGCTGCCCGTGCTCACCGGTGAGCTCCCTGCATCGCCCCCGAGTAGGGGGGACAGCCAGGGGGGACCCCACATCTGCCCTGGAGCTGAGCCcgagctgcagcagggagggggcaGGTGTTGCAGGGAGAGACAGGGATGAGGGGCTTGAGGAATTGGAGCAAAGGACTTAGAGTGGGGGAGAGAAACGTCATTGTGGACCTTTTGAGGGGCGTTGGGATGGGCAGAGCCCTGCTACCTGCTGGGTGCCAGGGCAGTGGGCACCCCCCaacccctctcctcctctccaggaCTGCTGAGGAAGATGGGGATCCAGCTCCAGTCCTACCACAGCTCTGGCATGGTGGAGGGGGAGCAGTGGAACATCGTGGGACTCTCGGCCCCCCTGTCTGACCTTGGTGGGCTGAAGCCACACATCACGGAGGTCTTCCAGCTCCACCTGTAGCCCCCGACCATTGGCAAGGaccctccccacagccacagcaccTAGACCACCTCAGTGGTGGGAGCATCACACCTGGCAACCGCCAGCCCCCCACACTGGGCTTGGGGTGGCCCCGTGCTCAATAAAGGGTCCAGGAGGAGAGAGTGTGTGATGCCTTTTCTGTGCAGTCCCTTGTCCCTGACCCCAAAGCTCCTGCAGGctctgcccctcctgccccccctgCCTCAGCCCCGCTGCTGTTTGCTCAAGGGTGCAAAGGTCTCCACAGCTGCTGTGGCCCCACCAAGGTCCCATCTGGCCACTGTCCCATGCCAGGGCATGGCCCAGAGGGCAGGCAGTGCTTCAAGGGGGGCTGAGCCCTCCCGTGAGCCCCCGCGCCATCTgcccccttctcccctccccccagGTTTTCCCATGGGGATGTTTCAATTTGCTGGCGCCACGGAGAAAATGGCATCTTACCACCCCCAAACAGGAGATGGGGGAGCTGCGGTTTACTTGGCTCCCCCAAAATATCAGGGTACACTCCAGCCCTGGGGAAATGTGAGGTACTCGGGCATGCATCCAATGGGGCAGGTGGCTGTGTCAGGTGCCCACGGGATAAACGCTGTAAGGGATCGCGATCCAGCCCCACAGTGGCTGAGGGAAGGGCCCTGGGGTGGAAGGGGATCATTGCTGACCAGGAGCTGCGCCTCTCACCCGAGTGTTTATTCCACTGTGCTGCCCGGGTGTTTGCAGAAGATGCCATcatctccaccagctccagggcccagtgctgccagctgcttcccagccatCCCAGGTTTCCTGCAGAGGCCGGTCCTAGATTTGGGGGTGAGCAGGGTTGCTGGTGGGGAGGAAGGCATCCACCTCTCCAGGGCTCACTGCTCCGGTTCCCCCTAGATGGGCTTCCTGGCGTATTCCCGGCGGTACTTGTCATCCACCCGCGTCAGGTACCAGGTGCCGGGGAAGAGATCctccggggagccctggggagcgtGGttggctgtggggagagggtGGTGATGCTCAGGGGGGCCGTGGGGAGccagcaggggggatgtcacACCTCCTCAACCCCACTCACGCAAATGATGTGTCTCCTCTCGCTGCTTCATGATCTCAGCGAACTCCTGCGGGGCCACACGCTTGCGGGCATCCAGGCGAGCTGGCAGGTCAGCCAGGCTGGAGACCAGCTTGTCCAGGGGTGAGTCTGGCGACGGGGACCCCGCGGGTGAGACGtcagccccagggcagccccatgccaccctctcctcccagccccgctgtcCCATGGGGCTCACCCGGGGATGCATCCTGCGAGACGCGGAGGGAGAACATGCTGGCGGCCAGCCCGGAGCCGTAGGAGAAGGCGCCGATCCGGGATCCGGCCAGGTCCCGCACCGGGCACCTGTGGTGAGCGGTTAGGGGGGTtagaggggactggggggggagGTGGGGCTGTGCGGGCAGCATAGggggctgcctcctgccctctTCACAGGCAGGGGGGTCCTGGGATTTGGGGCCAGATGAAACGGCAGCTCATGGCCCCAGAGCAAGGGGATGTCAGCAGTGGGGgctcagggctggggagcaTCAGTGCTGCCCAAGGAGGGGCAGCGGGATGAGGCTTTTTTTGTCCCCCCCCGTGCCTGGCTGTTCCCATGGCTCCTTTGCCGCTGCCGGTGGCAGGGGACAGCCATCCTCCCAGGCATGACAAGGGGGTTTTCATCCTCCCAGCGCTGACAGAAGGGCTTTATGTGCTGGCCTAGCTCCAGCGGACTGGGATGAAAA encodes:
- the PHGDH gene encoding D-3-phosphoglycerate dehydrogenase codes for the protein MALGKLQKVLISDSLDPCCREILQAGGLRVLEKPGLSKEELLREIRDCDGLIVRSATKVTADVLEAAERLQVVGRAGTGVDNVDVDAATRKGVLVMNTPTGNSLSAAELTCGMILCLARQIPQADASMKEGKWDRKKYMGMELNGKTLGVLGLGRIGREVATRMQAFGMKTIGYDPIISPEASAAFGVEQLPLEQIWPRCDFITVHTPLLPSTTGLLNDSTFAKCRRGVQVVNCARGGIVDEGALLRALRSGQCGGAALDVFTQEPPKDRDLVNHPNVICCPHLGASTHEAQSRCGKEIATQIVDMALGKGLAGIVNGQALSKAFVPQTKPWIALARALGTVLCTVGKEVQGSVQVCTLGTPLRESGSYLTPAVAAGMLAGGSQKEVTLVNALLLAQEAGLKVTTTHSEVAPKPDSTAGLLQVSLQGTLHQATGTVQGSTPVLQELNGATFKQPAPLSGPVLIYRANASEPSALPVLTGLLRKMGIQLQSYHSSGMVEGEQWNIVGLSAPLSDLGGLKPHITEVFQLHL